ACGTTTTATTACTCTCAGCCACCAGGTCCTCAGTTCTCGCTTCTTCTGTCTCCCTAAATTTCTATGTTCTACCCTTAATGACACCTTTGGAATATGTAGATAAAGATatgcactttgttttttttttgtttccatcagATAGCATTGCCATCCCTCCACATGTGTAAAGCACTgtctttccaagactgaatctgACAGAAAATGTCACAGAGATTTTATGTGTCAACATTTCTCCTAGTTGCTCCCAATTTTATCCTTTCCATTgcctgtttattttaaaatgaaacacatttttataaaggGCATTTGGGCGGCGCGCGGCGTGCGGGTGGTGGCTGAGGTCGGCGCTGGCGCCGGCTGGCTGGGCTCGCCCGGGACTGCCTCAGGCTCGCAAAGTGTGCCGCCGGCCCGGCCGGAGGGCCCGCCTGACCGCGCCGGCCCGTGGCGGGAGCGCGGGGGCCGCGTCCGGGAGGCAGCGGCCGCCAGCGCGGGGCAGTCGGCGGCCATCCCCTGGGGACCGGGGCTGCGCGGCCGCTTCCCGCCTCGCGgcgccgccgtcgccgccgctgccgccgccgccgccgccaggcCGACCGCCCGGCTTGGCTCCGCCGCGCCCCGGCCGCGGCGTCCGGCCCGGGTTCCGCGCCGCTAGGGCGCGGGCGGGGTCGGGGGTTGCGTGGCCGGCGCTGCCCGCCCGCCTCGAGTCCGCGTCCCGGGCCCGGGCGGCCGGCGAGCATGGAGGAGAAGTACCTGCCGGAGCTGATGGCGGAGAAGGACTCCCTGGACCCCTCCTTCACGCACGCCCTGCGGCTGGTGAACCAAGAAATACAAAAGTTTCACAAAGGAGAAGGCAAGGACGAAGAAAAGTACATTGATGTGGTGATTAATAAGAACATGAAGCTGGGACAGAAAGTGTTGATTCCTGTAAAACAGTTCCCTAAGTTCAACTTTGTGGGAAGACTTTTGGGGCCACGTGGCAATTCTCTGAAGCGCTTACAAGAAGAAACCTTGACAAAAATGTCCATCCTTGGAAAAGGCTCCATGAGAGACAAGGCAAAGGAAGAAGAGTTGAGGAAAAGTGGAGAAGCAAAGTACTTCCACCTGAATGATGATCTCCATGTTCTGATTGAAGTGTTTGCCCCGCCAGCAGAAGCCTATGCCCGGATGGGACATGCTctggaggaaatcaaaaagttcCTCATTCCTGACTATAATGATGAAATCAGGCAAGCACAGCTCCAGGAATTAACATATTTGAATGGTGGTTCAGAAAATGCAGATGTACCAGTTGTTCGAGGGAAACCTACCTTGCGTACAAGAGGTGTACCAACCCCAGCTATTTaaccaggggaaggggaggagtcGCGGCCCGGCCGGTGGGAGTCGGGGTACCGCGAGGGACGCCGACTTCCAGGGGAGTCCTTTCCACGCGAGGGCCAGTGAGTCGAGGAAGAGGACTTCTCACTCCCAGAGCAAGAGGCGTCCCCCCAGCTGGGTACAGACCTCCACCGCCGCCCCCAACACAA
This is a stretch of genomic DNA from Balaenoptera musculus isolate JJ_BM4_2016_0621 chromosome 11, mBalMus1.pri.v3, whole genome shotgun sequence. It encodes these proteins:
- the LOC118903075 gene encoding LOW QUALITY PROTEIN: KH domain-containing, RNA-binding, signal transduction-associated protein 3-like (The sequence of the model RefSeq protein was modified relative to this genomic sequence to represent the inferred CDS: deleted 2 bases in 1 codon) codes for the protein MEEKYLPELMAEKDSLDPSFTHALRLVNQEIQKFHKGEGKDEEKYIDVVINKNMKLGQKVLIPVKQFPKFNFVGRLLGPRGNSLKRLQEETLTKMSILGKGSMRDKAKEEELRKSGEAKYFHLNDDLHVLIEVFAPPAEAYARMGHALEEIKKFLIPDYNDEIRQAQLQELTYLNGGSENADVPVVRGKPTLRTRGVPTPAITRGRGGVAARPVGVGVPRGTPTSRGVLSTRGPVSRGRGLLTPRARGVPPAGYRPPPPPPTQETYGDYDYDDGYGTAYDEQSYDSYDNSYSAPAQSGADYYDYGHGLSEETYDSYGQEEWTNSRHKAPSARTAKGVYRDQPYGRY